The Cylindrospermum stagnale PCC 7417 genome segment TTGGGAGTGAGAACATTTCCCAGTTCATCTACGATACCGAAGCGATCGCTATCGCCATCTGTCGCCAAACCCAAATCGGCATGATCAGCCTTTACAGCCTCCACCAACCCAACCAATTCTTCTCCCTTGGGTTCTGGCATCCCGCCACCAAACAGCACATCCCGCCAAGCGTGGAAGCTTTCTAACTGACAGCCACTGTGCAGCAAAACTTCATCTAAATAGCCACGAGAGGTAGAATAAAGCGCATCATACTTTACTTTTAAATTAGCGCTCTTGATCTTTTCTACATCAAGTAGTGTATAGATAAATTGCAGGTAATCTGGTTTCGGATCAAAAATGGAAATTGTTCCTGTTGGGTTGCTTCCGGGCAACTCATCCGACGCACCTTCAATATTTGCCACAATAGTATCAGTGATTTCTGGAGTGGCAGGCCCAGCATAGTCTGGGATATATTTAATTCCACAGTAGGGTGCTGGATTATGGCTAGCGGTAAACATTAACGCCCCAGCAGAATTCAGGTGACGGGCGTTGTAGGCAATTACTGGTGTGGGGCAATCCCGATCAGTAATTTTCACATTCCAACCCAAATCTGCTAAAACTGCGGCAGATGTCCGGGCAAACTCATCCGCTAAAAATCGAGTATCGTAGGCGATCAGCACCGGTCTGTCTTTGCTATAAGCTGTTTCCAGATAACTAGCTATAGCCCTGGTTACTTTCCGCACATTGGGGAAAGTAAAATCATCGGCAATAATACCTCGCCATCCATCAGTACCAAATTTTATCTTGCTGGAATTGCTACGGTTGCTCATATATGCCACTTTCTCCCGTGCATAATCGTTTCGTTACTATTAGGAAGCTTCCCGCAAAGCGTGCGTAGCCGCAAGTCTCCCACCGTATTTTCTCTCACTGTGCCTGAGCGATGTCAACCCCCGACCGACCATTTGCCAGCTATCACCTTTGGTCTTTAATTGCCCCAGCCATAGGGCAAGAACGCTGGCATTGCCAGATGAGACGGGGGTTTATCAAAGCGCGGCAACATGAACCACAAGTCAAATCCCTATTGGCAAATGCCACACCACCCCAGCGGATTGGTATACTTGCCCAAAAAGGTGTGTATGAATTTCACCATCATCGGCATCTGTTAAATCAGTCGGATGGTGTCGAAAAAGTTGCCCAGCTACTAGAATTGAGTAATTCTGCCGAACAAGTTAAGCAACGGGTGCTGCAAATTTTGCAAAAATACCATCATGCGCCCTTGCTTTTAGGTAAACACATCCTCCAATTAACTCCAGGAGATGAAGGTTTCCCCAAACCAATTATCATTGAACAAGAGGAATATTGCTTTCGCTTGTATGCGGCTATGGACTGCGTTTTTAGTGAGTCCGATAGCAGTTTACATATATTAGATTTCAAAACAGGTAAATCTGCTTTTGACCGCCGGCAAGCATTAGTTTATTTGCTAGCTGCTCACTATCTTTACCCTGGAAAAACAGCTTTTGCCTCATTTTATAATTTAGAGATTTGTCAAGAGTCCGAGTTAATTAGTATAAATAATAGTGAATTAGTATCTTTAGAATTTGAGTTAGCTAATATTGCTCAAAAGCACCAGCAAGATTTACAAAAATATCAAGAAGAAAATAATAATTTTAATAAAATATTTCCACCCAATCCTGGAACTCACTGCCGCTTTTGCCCATTTAATTCTATCTGTGAGTTTTCTGGCTTAAAATCGTCACAATCGCGCCCAATGCCAATTTCTAGAACTCGCAGCTAATTACCTAAAATTGACTGAGCATTAACGCATTTGCTTAAAGTAGGATACATCAAGATTCCCAAAGTGGATACTGAGGGCAATATTCAATTGTTCTAGAGCTTTGACTAACCACTGAATACAATTAGTAGTAGAAGATTCGTAGTGGTTAAACAAAATTGCCAACCGTTTTTCTAGATGTGGCTTGACCTTACGACAAATGAGCACAATTTTCAGCAACAACCCAATCGTGAGCATCGTACCTTGGTTAGTGATCAAATCTACAAAGGTAAAGTGCTGCGGCGATAATTGGCTATTGACAACTAAAAAGTTGAGTAGCTGACTACAAGTTCTCACAACTAAAAAATCATCTAGTTTCTGAGAATTAGCTTGTGGTAATGTGTTTTGCAGTTGGGCATATAATCGCTTATTAAATTGGCGTTTTCCATATTCCCCGTCAATGGAGGATGTCAGGTATTGATAAAGATCATCTTTAAAAGCACGGAAAGAGGGAACCTGGCTACTGTAGCGTAAGAAATTTTGTGCTAGGTCGTTGTAGGTGTAGTCACCTTCAACTTTACCAGCAAATTGTTTGAGTGTGGAAAATAGTTCGCGATCGCTCAACAATGTAGGATTATTGACAGGTCGTAAAATCCGATTGGCATCAGCGACTGAAGCTTTTTGGATTATCTGATGGCATCGCACTTTGTAGATCACATATTGCGACAAATCAATTTCAAATTTTTTTTGTACCTGTGCCTGAATTTGCCTGACTGTCTGCTGTTGTTCTGAGGTAGAATCTTCGCTAATTAAGTAATGTTCATGTAGGTAAGGATAGCGACGAATCAACGTTATCAGTGGCAGATTACCTTGGTCGCTACCCAACCAGCCAGGTTGATTCACTACCTGGGTGAACCGAAGCAAGATTCGGTATTGGTCACTTTCGGTAAACAACTTCACTAGTTCACGCAAACGTCTAATTTCTCTGTAACGTAAACTAGCTGACCTTGATTTAATCGGCGCGGACACAAACAAGTTGATTAGCTCAGAAATGGCATGATGCATTTGGGGTTGCATATGCCATCTATTTATTAGAATATGACAGCAACGGTTGAGAAAAAACTTAAATTCTAGTACCGCTTTCTTCGAGGCTGTAATTTTATCTAGAAGTAACGGGATTTGTGGTTCAGGATAACCTAAACCCTCAACAAATAAGCACCGAAAGCGCTCAATCATTTGTCCGGGAGATTCTAGGCGTACTAAATGCAGCAAATGTTGGTATATCTGCTGCTCTTCCGGAGGACAGTGATGAGGGTTATGAGCATGATCTAAATTCCCCCCAGTCCTCCTGTCAGAGGGTGTTTGTAGCACCGTTTTTTCAAAGTCAGAATTAATCCAAGTATTCACTTTTTTATTACCGCTGGAAAAATGGGTTGATCTCTGTCGTTCAGCAGGAGTGTGCTTTTTTCAACCGTAAGAAACCCGATTTCTACTATGACTGATTTTTCTATCTGGGAAAATGATCAAAATCACATTTTCCAAGTTTAACTAGGGATTGACGTAACTTGATCAAGCAGCAAGTCAGTTTTGCTGCAAAACGTTAAATTATTCTCTAGGGAGAATTGGGTAATGGGGAAAATTCAAAAATGTTCCCTAGCCCAGGGCTGACTACTAATTACCCGTTCACAAGTCCAAATTCCCAATTCAAAAAGGCGGTAATTCTTTAAGAATTGTAAACCGAATATGATTAATTGCCAAATCACCAATGGGTATATCTTCTTTAGTCAGTCGGGCACCATTACTGGTGACAGTTTCAAAGGTGACACCTTTGCCAATTTCGATGTGATACCAGCATAAACCCATAAAAAATCTTGTGGGATATGGTCCGGCATCTCCAACATCGTCAGGATTCGATTCCATTGGTAACCAGCCAATATTCGGTATGTAGAACTCTAACCAAACATGGTTAAAGTCGGGTTGCAAAGGCACACCTTGCTGTTCGCCACTGGGGGGGCATTTATATCTACCTACAGTGCGGCAGGGAATGCCATTCAAACGGCAGAGTGCCAGTAGTACACCGACATATTCGCCACAGGAACCCACACCACGTTCTAACACTACATTGGGCGGATCAATGTAGGGTTTAATACCATATGATAACTGATCGTACACGTAATTGCGGATATTGTACATTTTCCGCAACATATTAGTTTCCGAACCGATGGCTTCACGGGAAGCACGACGGACAATGGCACTATCCATTGCTAAGTCGTCATCATCCACCAGGTAGCGAGTTTGAAATTCTGGCGAGGGTTCGGGTGCTCCTTCCACGTCTTTGGGTGTGATGCGATATTTAATGCCTCGGACTTCTAACAGCGCTTTCCAGCCAAATATATGCCGTTCGCCTGGGGTGAGAGCATCAAATTTAAATACTGCCACCCGTTGTCCCTCGATGATTTCTTCTGTGAAGGGTAAACCAATGGGTTCAACGTGTTTCACCTTTTGGCGTTCAGTTTCCGATGGTAGGGCGATGCGCCATTCTACGTTTGGGATATATACCTCATCTAAGGGGGAAATTTCCTCAACATAGGACATTTCCACGAGATAACCATTAGAGAGGGCGTAGCGTTTATCCGGCTCGTAATGATAATACAGGGGGTGAATAAAAGTGCGATCGCGGTAAGTTAGCTCATGATTCGGGTCAGCATTGGGGTTATCCCGAATATACGGCTCTTCCGAGGCATAAGCGATGTAGAGACATTCCTCGCCTGTTTCTTCATTTTTATGTAAGCCGATGCCTGTAGGCGAGTCAAAGGGCGTCAGCACACTAAAGCGAACTTCTCCGGTTGCTCTATCCATCGAGTAAACTGTTTGCTCTAGGCGATCGCAAACCCAAAGAGTTTCTTGACTGACAGTCAAATTTTCTACCCCTACTCCAGGGGCATAAAATCTGGTAATCTCTTTGCGCGTCTCACGGTCAAAAACCAGAATGTAGCCCAGCCTTTGACAACTCACATAAACTGTTGACTCCCAAACAGCAACACCGTCTGCCGGATAAGGCAATGTAGCGAAATGCTCCAGACCTAACGAAGCGAGCTTAGACAAATAAACACTATTACCACGGCTGACCCACAGGGTATCTTCCCACACAGCTATACCTGTCACCTCACAAAACTCTCGTACTTGGTGGGGATTAAGAATTTTGCTGTTATCAGAGGTGGGGTCAATCTCCAGTAGATGCCCCTTTATACTGTCGATAGCTATGAGTCTGTCTTTGATGAAAGCAAGACCATACAAGGTCGCAGCCGTAATCGGTCGAATTGTCTTTTGGCCAAACATCTGGCTAGCGGTCAAACTGGGGAGTGCAAAACTCATATTAAGCATATTAATTCAACGGTTTAGCACGCCTAGAATCAATTGTGGCATATATTTTTGTCACAGCACATTGGATTTCTGTGATTTACCTTTACCCATACAATACCTTCCCAATAAATTCTTATTAAGAAATATTACATATTTTCTCCGAGGAAAATTGGCAAGTGTCTCCGAATCACTTCTATACTTTATACAGCTTGGGGACAGCCCTAATGTAACTTTAGTTGATGGAATTCCTGCCATCACTAAATTATGATCGAATTTTGTAACCATTTCCTGTGAACTACACGATGTCTGCTAATTCTTTGCCTGAAGCTGCTGCCGTTTGGCATAGTTTAGAAGTTGATAAAGCTCTAGACCTGCTTGATAGTAACGCAGACAGAGGCTTAACAACCGAAGAAATTCAACTCAGGTTGCAAAAATACGGCCCCAACGAGCTAGTAGAAAGTGGTGGCCGCAGTGCTTGGGAAATTCTACTGGATCAGTTCACAAACATTATGTTGTTGATGCTGATTGGCGTAGCCCTGATTTCTGGTGGGATAGACCTGTGGACGTGGCAACAAGGCCAATTAAAGCCTGGAGAAGTACCGTTTAAAGACACGATCGCCATTCTATCGATTGTCATTCTCAATGGCATCCTTGGCTATGTTCAAGAAAGCCGGGCCGAAAAAGCCCTAGCCGCCCTGAAAAAACTGTCCTCTTCCTTAGTGCGAGTACTGCGCGACGGCAAACTGCTGGAGGTAGCAGCCAAGGAAATAGTTCCAGGGGATGTAATGCTGCTGGAAGCGGGTGTGCAGATCGCCGCTGATGGACGCTTGATCGAACAGTCTAATTTACAAATCCGTGAGTCGGCACTAACGGGTGAAGCGGTAGCTGCGAACAAACAAGCCAAGCTAACATTGCCTGAAGAAACAGATTTAGGCGATCGCCTCAATTTAGTCTTTCAAGGCACTGAAGTCGTCCAGGGACGAGCCAAAGTTCTGGTCACCAACACTGGTATGCAAACCGAACTTGGCAAAATTGCTGCCATGTTGCAAGCGGTGGATAGTGAGCCTACGCCCTTACAGCAGCGGATGACCCAACTGGGCAACGTTTTAGTTACTGGTTCTTTAATTTTAGTAGCGATCGTTGTTGGCGGCGGACTGCTCTATAGCTTTAGCCAGGGAAAAGGTTTTAGTAATTTTCGAGAACTTGTGGAAGTGTCTTTGAGTATGGCGGTGGCTGTAGTTCCAGAAGGTCTACCTGCGGTGATCACCGTTACCTTAGCACTGGGAACCCAACGGATGGTGCGCCAACACGCCTTAATTCGCAAATTACCAGCAGTCGAAACATTGGGTTCTGTCAACACCATTTGTTCTGATAAAACAGGCACTTTGACTCAGAACAAAATGGTCGTGCAATCCTTATACACGAACAATTCTGCTTTTCGCGTCACTGGTGAAGGCTATGCTCCCACAGGAGATTTTCAGTTAGATGGAACAAAAATTCCCGTAGATGAGTATCCGGAAATCTCCGCTTTACTCGTTGCCTGTGCCGTTTGTAATGATTCGGTATTACAACAAGATAAAGGGGATTGGGTGATTCTCGGAGATCCCACAGAAGGAGCTTTGGTGACACTGGCGGGGAAAGCGGGAATCGAAAAAGACCAGTGGAATAGTAAATTACCCCGTGTTGGCGAGTTTCCCTTTTCCTCAGAACGCAAGCGGATGAGCGTAATTTGTCAGGTGGAAGAAGTCGCCACAGGTGAAGCTTCTGTGACATCTGTTGATCCAGCGATCGCCGGCTTTTTGCAATCTGAAAATTACTTAATGTTTACCAAGGGTTCACCAGAGTTAACCTTGGCACGTTGCACTCAAATTCATCTGGGGACTTTAGCCGCCCCTGTGAGTGATGAGCAACGTCAGCAAATTTTGGCAGAAAATGATCGCATGGCGAGTAAAGGTTTGCGGGTGCTAGGTTTTGCCTACAAACCCCTGCCAGAAAACCCGCCAGAAGGGTCAGATGAAACAACAGAGCAAAACTTGGTTTGGCTGGGATTGGTGGGGATGTTAGATGCCCCTCGTCCCGAAGTCAGAGCCGCCGTGCAAGAGTGTCGAGAAGCGGGAATTCGCACAGTGATGATTACTGGAGACCACCAGTTAACCGCACGGGCGATCGCTACTGATTTGGGAATAGCCCAAGAAGGCGATAGAGTTCTCACTGGTCAAGAATTGCAGCGGATGAGCGACGAAGAACTAGAGCAAAACGTTGACCTAGTCAGCATCTACGCGCGAGTCGCCCCTGAACACAAACTGCGAATTGTCCAAGCACTGCAACGCCGGGGCAGGTTTGTGGCGATGACAGGCGATGGCGTTAACGATGCCCCCGCCCTCAAGCAAGCTGATATCGGCATTGCTATGGGCATCACAGGCACGGATGTGAGTAAAGAAGCCAGTGACATGGTGTTACTAGATGACAACTTTGCCACCATTGTTGCCGCCACCAAGGAAGGTAGAGTCGTCTACACCAACATCCGCCGCTTTATCAAATACATCTTGGGTAGTAACATTGGCGAAATTCTCACCATCGCTGCTGCACCAATTATGGGACTGGGAGGCGTTCCCCTGACCCCTTTACAAATTCTCTGGATGAATTTGGTCACAGATGGTTTACCAGCCTTAGCCTTAGCTGTCGAACCACCGGAACCTGATGTAATGAAGCGTCCCCCCTTTAGCCCCCGTGAAAGCATTTTTGCTAGGGGTTTGGGTTCTTACATGGTTCGCATTGGGATTATCTTCGCTATCATTAGCATTATTTTGATGAAGGTGGCATACGATTATTATCCCGGAACTTGGAAGACAATGGTATTTACTACCCTGTGTCTTGCTCAAATGGGTCATGCGATCGCAATTCGCTCTAACAACCAACTGATCATCGAAATGAATCCCTTATCCAATCTCTTTGTGCTGGGATCTGTGGTTGTAACAACGATTTTGCAGCTGATGCTAGTTTATGTCCCACCCCTGCAAAATTTCTTTGGTACTCAAAAGTTAAGTCTCTCGGAGTTAGGGATTTGTATTGGCTTTAGTTCCTTAATGTTGGTGTGGATTGAAATGGAGAAGCTATTCTTCCGATTCATGGGTAAAAGAACGGTGTGATGGGGAAGAGCTAAGTGGGAAAAAGGTAATTCAAAAAACTATCACCCATTACCCATTACCCATTACCATTACCCATTCCCCAACACCATGTACCTCAAAACCATTCACCTCCGACAGTTTCGCAATTACCAAGACCAAAAGGTTGAGTTTACTGCTGCCAAAACGATTTTGGTTGGTAATAATGCTCAGGGAAAGTCCAATTTGTTGGAGGCGGTGGAGTTGCTGGCAACATTGCGATCGCATCGGCTCGCACGCGATCGCGATTTAGTCCGGGAAGGGGAACCTACAGCCCAAATTAACGCCACCCTAGAGCGAGATACAGGTACCAGTGACTTGACCTTAACTTTACGCCGTAATGGTCGCCGTAGCGTCGCCCTGAATGGCGAAACAGTGCGCCGTCAAATGGACTTTCTCGGAGTCCTCAATGCAGTGCAGTTCTCTAGCCTAGATTTAGAACTGGTGCGCGGCGGCCCTGAAGGTCGTCGCAATTGGCTAGATACACTCTTAATCCAACTCGAACCTGTTTATGCTCATATTTTGCAGCAGTATAACCAGGTGTTACGCCAGCGCAATGCTTTTTTGAAACGCCATGTAGAGTCTTTAGATGCAACGGCTCTAAAATCTGAATTAGCTCTCTGGGATGCACAATTAGCTACCACAGGCACAAGGGTAATTAGACGCCGAGAGCGAGCTATCCAGCGACTGGCTCCCATCGCCGCCGCCTGGCACGCTAGTATTAGTGGCAGTACAGAAATATTACAAATCAAGTACGCGCCTAATGTACCTCTGACGCCAAACAATCCAGAAGCAGTGCAGTCAGCTTTTTTAGCCAAAATGCAACAGCGCGCCGTTGCCGAAATATACCGAGGCACGACCCTTGTCGGACCTCACCGCGACGAAGTAGAATTAAGTATTAATCAAACGCCAGCCCGTCAATACGGTTCTCAAGGTCAGCAACGAACGCTGGTTCTAGCTTTAAAATTAGCAGAATTACAACTAATTGAAGAAGTCGTCAAAGAGCCACCACTACTTTTGCTCGACGATGTCCTGGCCGAATTAGACCCGTCCCGCCAAAATCAATTGCTGGATGCCATTCAAGATCGCTTCCAGACCTTGATTACCACCACGCACCTGGGTTCTTTTAATTCCCCTTGGTTGAATTCCTCTCAAATTTTATTTGTGAAGGCGGGATCTATATCTTCCTGACGAGTGCAGGTTTTTTAGCAGAATGCTAGAAAAGAACAGGGACAGTTGAGAAAAAGTTAATTCCTAGGTTTAAAAAAGAGTCCCGACTTACCTTTGAATGAAAAACCTACACCTCTGAGCAGGTATCATCGCCAGCCACTTTTTACATTCATCAGCAGTCAACAGTAGAAAATTGGACGGCGTAATTGAAGATTTATCTCCCTATCTTGGGG includes the following:
- a CDS encoding phosphoglucomutase/phosphomannomutase family protein, with the protein product MSNRSNSSKIKFGTDGWRGIIADDFTFPNVRKVTRAIASYLETAYSKDRPVLIAYDTRFLADEFARTSAAVLADLGWNVKITDRDCPTPVIAYNARHLNSAGALMFTASHNPAPYCGIKYIPDYAGPATPEITDTIVANIEGASDELPGSNPTGTISIFDPKPDYLQFIYTLLDVEKIKSANLKVKYDALYSTSRGYLDEVLLHSGCQLESFHAWRDVLFGGGMPEPKGEELVGLVEAVKADHADLGLATDGDSDRFGIVDELGNVLTPNTVLLVLARHLIKNKGKRGAIVRTVATTHLLDNFAAKHGLQIYETAVGFKYIGEKMRETAVLIGGEESGGLSIIGHIPEKDGVLADMLVAEAIAYEGKPLSQLVKEAIAEADGPLYNDRLDLHLTEPHKIAVIDAFTKNPPTEVTGIKVKEVGRKDGIKLYLEEGSWVLLRPSGTEPLVRVYLETNSPEKLAQIAAEMKSAIAKLE
- a CDS encoding PD-(D/E)XK nuclease family protein; the protein is MSTPDRPFASYHLWSLIAPAIGQERWHCQMRRGFIKARQHEPQVKSLLANATPPQRIGILAQKGVYEFHHHRHLLNQSDGVEKVAQLLELSNSAEQVKQRVLQILQKYHHAPLLLGKHILQLTPGDEGFPKPIIIEQEEYCFRLYAAMDCVFSESDSSLHILDFKTGKSAFDRRQALVYLLAAHYLYPGKTAFASFYNLEICQESELISINNSELVSLEFELANIAQKHQQDLQKYQEENNNFNKIFPPNPGTHCRFCPFNSICEFSGLKSSQSRPMPISRTRS
- a CDS encoding transglutaminase-like domain-containing protein; the protein is MSFALPSLTASQMFGQKTIRPITAATLYGLAFIKDRLIAIDSIKGHLLEIDPTSDNSKILNPHQVREFCEVTGIAVWEDTLWVSRGNSVYLSKLASLGLEHFATLPYPADGVAVWESTVYVSCQRLGYILVFDRETRKEITRFYAPGVGVENLTVSQETLWVCDRLEQTVYSMDRATGEVRFSVLTPFDSPTGIGLHKNEETGEECLYIAYASEEPYIRDNPNADPNHELTYRDRTFIHPLYYHYEPDKRYALSNGYLVEMSYVEEISPLDEVYIPNVEWRIALPSETERQKVKHVEPIGLPFTEEIIEGQRVAVFKFDALTPGERHIFGWKALLEVRGIKYRITPKDVEGAPEPSPEFQTRYLVDDDDLAMDSAIVRRASREAIGSETNMLRKMYNIRNYVYDQLSYGIKPYIDPPNVVLERGVGSCGEYVGVLLALCRLNGIPCRTVGRYKCPPSGEQQGVPLQPDFNHVWLEFYIPNIGWLPMESNPDDVGDAGPYPTRFFMGLCWYHIEIGKGVTFETVTSNGARLTKEDIPIGDLAINHIRFTILKELPPF
- a CDS encoding cation-translocating P-type ATPase, giving the protein MSANSLPEAAAVWHSLEVDKALDLLDSNADRGLTTEEIQLRLQKYGPNELVESGGRSAWEILLDQFTNIMLLMLIGVALISGGIDLWTWQQGQLKPGEVPFKDTIAILSIVILNGILGYVQESRAEKALAALKKLSSSLVRVLRDGKLLEVAAKEIVPGDVMLLEAGVQIAADGRLIEQSNLQIRESALTGEAVAANKQAKLTLPEETDLGDRLNLVFQGTEVVQGRAKVLVTNTGMQTELGKIAAMLQAVDSEPTPLQQRMTQLGNVLVTGSLILVAIVVGGGLLYSFSQGKGFSNFRELVEVSLSMAVAVVPEGLPAVITVTLALGTQRMVRQHALIRKLPAVETLGSVNTICSDKTGTLTQNKMVVQSLYTNNSAFRVTGEGYAPTGDFQLDGTKIPVDEYPEISALLVACAVCNDSVLQQDKGDWVILGDPTEGALVTLAGKAGIEKDQWNSKLPRVGEFPFSSERKRMSVICQVEEVATGEASVTSVDPAIAGFLQSENYLMFTKGSPELTLARCTQIHLGTLAAPVSDEQRQQILAENDRMASKGLRVLGFAYKPLPENPPEGSDETTEQNLVWLGLVGMLDAPRPEVRAAVQECREAGIRTVMITGDHQLTARAIATDLGIAQEGDRVLTGQELQRMSDEELEQNVDLVSIYARVAPEHKLRIVQALQRRGRFVAMTGDGVNDAPALKQADIGIAMGITGTDVSKEASDMVLLDDNFATIVAATKEGRVVYTNIRRFIKYILGSNIGEILTIAAAPIMGLGGVPLTPLQILWMNLVTDGLPALALAVEPPEPDVMKRPPFSPRESIFARGLGSYMVRIGIIFAIISIILMKVAYDYYPGTWKTMVFTTLCLAQMGHAIAIRSNNQLIIEMNPLSNLFVLGSVVVTTILQLMLVYVPPLQNFFGTQKLSLSELGICIGFSSLMLVWIEMEKLFFRFMGKRTV
- the recF gene encoding DNA replication/repair protein RecF (All proteins in this family for which functions are known are DNA-binding proteins that assist the filamentation of RecA onto DNA for the initiation of recombination or recombinational repair.), whose product is MYLKTIHLRQFRNYQDQKVEFTAAKTILVGNNAQGKSNLLEAVELLATLRSHRLARDRDLVREGEPTAQINATLERDTGTSDLTLTLRRNGRRSVALNGETVRRQMDFLGVLNAVQFSSLDLELVRGGPEGRRNWLDTLLIQLEPVYAHILQQYNQVLRQRNAFLKRHVESLDATALKSELALWDAQLATTGTRVIRRRERAIQRLAPIAAAWHASISGSTEILQIKYAPNVPLTPNNPEAVQSAFLAKMQQRAVAEIYRGTTLVGPHRDEVELSINQTPARQYGSQGQQRTLVLALKLAELQLIEEVVKEPPLLLLDDVLAELDPSRQNQLLDAIQDRFQTLITTTHLGSFNSPWLNSSQILFVKAGSISS